The candidate division WOR-3 bacterium genome contains a region encoding:
- a CDS encoding inositol monophosphatase family protein, producing MNQRESLRIVIKMMLNKIQEKVIKIVVETGDYIYHLSNRRKHISYKGVVNLVTQFDNIAQKRIVDYLRKEFPDYGILSEENISYDTHKKIKWLIDPLDGTTNFAHDLPIWAISIGLEVEGEIVLGVVYDPTRKELFSAIKGKGAFLNKKKILVSKTKKLGQSLLVTGFPYDIRESKENNLDYFARFCVTAQAVRRLGSAALDLCYTACGRFDGYWEIKLSPWDQAAGSLILKEAGGKITDFKGKPFNIYGKEVLGTNGYIHNQMMEVLNKKV from the coding sequence TTGAACCAGAGAGAATCTTTAAGAATCGTAATAAAAATGATGTTAAATAAAATACAGGAAAAGGTCATTAAAATTGTTGTAGAAACCGGGGATTATATTTACCACCTTTCCAATAGAAGAAAACATATATCTTATAAGGGAGTAGTAAATCTTGTTACGCAGTTTGATAATATTGCCCAGAAGAGAATTGTGGATTATCTGAGGAAGGAATTCCCGGATTATGGTATTCTTAGTGAAGAAAATATTAGTTATGATACCCACAAAAAAATAAAATGGCTCATTGATCCACTTGATGGAACAACAAATTTTGCCCATGACTTACCCATATGGGCAATATCTATTGGGCTTGAAGTTGAAGGTGAGATTGTGCTCGGAGTTGTTTATGACCCAACAAGGAAGGAATTATTTTCGGCAATCAAAGGTAAGGGTGCATTTCTTAACAAAAAAAAGATATTGGTTTCAAAGACAAAAAAACTTGGACAGAGTCTGCTTGTAACTGGATTTCCTTATGATATAAGGGAGAGTAAAGAAAATAATCTTGATTATTTCGCACGTTTCTGTGTAACCGCCCAGGCAGTGAGGAGACTCGGTTCAGCAGCACTTGATCTATGTTATACTGCCTGCGGAAGATTTGATGGTTATTGGGAGATCAAACTTTCACCCTGGGACCAGGCGGCAGGTTCTCTGATTTTGAAAGAAGCAGGTGGGAAAATAACCGATTTTAAAGGCAAACCATTTAATATATATGGCAAAGAAGTTCTGGGCACGAATGGCTATATACACAATCAAATGATGGAAGTATTGAATAAAAAAGTTTGA
- a CDS encoding tetratricopeptide repeat protein, which translates to MINEIKKKLEELRKLIKEYTPDKESAIKELIKNIYIEIANNIKYLNQAQDELRQIAQDFRNRKTSKVDMDRFYSFIKARTSPELDLATLLDRAWNLIVMEDYDEAMSVLKKALDIDPKNTRALGLSGLVLMNKELYDEAMLYFQKVLLIEPGNPFALNNLGFICYKKGIWGEAIEHLSKVAKQTKDRMARLYANYYLGLVYYERGMVVDAVKFFEEALKLGPNLQEAYYYLGLAELKRYEFRKAVEYFEKCIKIDKDSKYGMLAYEEAERIKPIIEPERIFKNRNKNDVK; encoded by the coding sequence AATTAGAAGAGCTGAGAAAATTAATAAAGGAATACACACCAGATAAAGAATCGGCTATAAAAGAACTTATAAAGAATATTTATATTGAAATTGCGAATAATATAAAATACTTAAATCAGGCTCAGGATGAATTGAGACAAATCGCACAAGATTTTCGGAACCGAAAGACGAGTAAGGTTGATATGGATAGATTCTATTCATTTATAAAGGCACGCACTTCACCTGAGCTTGATCTTGCTACACTTCTTGATCGTGCCTGGAATCTGATTGTCATGGAAGATTATGATGAGGCAATGAGCGTATTGAAAAAGGCACTTGATATTGACCCGAAAAATACCCGTGCACTTGGATTGAGTGGATTGGTTTTAATGAATAAAGAATTATATGATGAGGCTATGCTCTATTTCCAAAAGGTTTTATTGATTGAACCCGGGAATCCTTTTGCATTGAATAACCTTGGATTTATATGCTATAAAAAGGGAATCTGGGGAGAGGCGATTGAACATTTGAGCAAGGTTGCTAAACAGACCAAAGATAGAATGGCAAGACTTTATGCCAATTATTATCTGGGGCTTGTATATTATGAGAGAGGTATGGTTGTAGATGCAGTAAAATTTTTTGAAGAGGCACTAAAACTCGGACCCAATCTCCAGGAGGCATATTATTATTTAGGCCTTGCAGAATTAAAAAGATATGAATTTCGTAAGGCAGTTGAATATTTTGAAAAATGTATAAAAATTGATAAAGATTCAAAATATGGAATGCTTGCCTATGAAGAGGCAGAAAGGATAAAACCGATAATTGAACCAGAGAGAATCTTTAAGAATCGTAATAAAAATGATGTTAAATAA